Within the Leisingera thetidis genome, the region CTTAATTGCGGATATTGGCAGCATGCCAAAAGATGAATTGATACAGCTCAGCAAATTTCTCCGTTGCCTTCCGCGGCACACTCCTGATGCCCTCGGCCTTGAAATGGATCCGCAAGGCTGGGTGGCGGTTGAAAGCATTGCAGCCGGGGCGGCTTCCCCCATCACCCGCGACCTGATCGAAAAAGCCGTGCGGACAAGCAGTAAGCGGCGGTTCTCCATTCCCACCGGCGGTCCCCGCAGCCGCGCCGGCCAGGGCCATTCGTTCCCCGCCGGCCCGCCGCTGGCGCCCTGCCGGCCGCCTGAAATGCAGACTCATGGGTCAGCGGAACACAAGCAGGCAGCACTCCTTGCCCAAGGGCTGAAGCCAATGCAGCGTCAGCATGCCCGTCTATCGCCAGACGCCGGAACCGTCCGCAGGGCCGGTACGCGCCAAGGCAAACCTGTGGTTCTCAGCATCGACGCCGCGCGCAGGCAGGCGGACGGGCATGCGGGCCTCCTGCCAGAAAACCGTGTCCGGCCCGGCGGCGCCGCCTCCGCCGCGTATCTCCGCCAATGAGCGGCCCCTTGCCAAACCGCACCCGGCGCCTGGAGCGCCGCCTGGGCGACTGGATGCGCGGGCGGCTGCCGCCGGCACTCAGCGGGTTCATCATGTTCACCCTGAAACAGGGATGGGCCGCAATCTTTGGAATCCTGCTTCTGGGCGGACTGATCGTCACCGGCTGGATATGGCAGCCTGGCTGGGGGCTGGCCCGCTATGATGCGCTGCTGGCCTATGCCCTGATGCTGCAGGTGCTGCTGCTGGCCTCCGGCATGGAGAGCTGGCGCGAGGTGCGC harbors:
- a CDS encoding RNA 2'-phosphotransferase is translated as MPKDELIQLSKFLRCLPRHTPDALGLEMDPQGWVAVESIAAGAASPITRDLIEKAVRTSSKRRFSIPTGGPRSRAGQGHSFPAGPPLAPCRPPEMQTHGSAEHKQAALLAQGLKPMQRQHARLSPDAGTVRRAGTRQGKPVVLSIDAARRQADGHAGLLPENRVRPGGAASAAYLRQ